From Pleurocapsa sp. PCC 7319:
AATCAAGAATGATTAATTCACAGTCAAGAGGATAAGCTTTTAGTATTTTATTGAGAGTGTACTCTCTTCTTTTGCGTAAAACCAAGCTTTCTCCTACTTCTTTAAGTCCACGACATCCCTGGCACACTGAAATCAATTCAGAGCCGAAAATAGGTTTTAAGGGCCATGAACCATTAAAATCGCGATCGAAGATTATAGCGGTCGTTTGCCGTAGATCTCGCTCTGGTTTTAACCCAACAAAAGCATCTAAACTATGATTGTTATCAAGATCGATTATCGTGACCGATCTTCCTCGTAAACTCCATTCATAAGCTACGTTGACAGCGATTGTTGTTTTACCAACTCCCCCCGCCTCCGAGAGCATAACCAGAATAATTTGATCTGTCATATATTGTCTCAAAAAACACTGCTTACAAATTTACTATGACGTTATCGTAAAATATTCAATTTGGCATTATCTGAGATTAAATAAATGTGTATTTTACAGATCGAATAAACCTGTAAGCTATTTAGGCTTTAGATTTTAGGTCATAAATAAGATTATTAGCCTTCGTTCTTGGTTTAGTTTGTTTTGCCCTTTCGGGGATTAATTTAGAAGCGGTTTTCTCAGGCTCAATGTCCCAAGTAGGATCTTTTTCTACCGCTTCTATTAAACTTCTAAACCATTTATGACATTTACTCATATGTCTTTTGACTACTCTATTCTTCACGCCAAGTCCATCATACTCTCTGTATATAAACAGGTAGAATTTTACCTAGTCGGATGCGGTGGTACTGGTAGCTGGCTTGCCCCCAGTCTTTGTCGAATCGCCAGAACTCTGAACGAGCAAGGCAAAGCAACAACCTTAATATTCATCGATCCAGATACCGTAGAACGAAAAAATGTCCTACGCCAAAACTTCTGTGATGCTGAAATCGGATTAAATAAAGCTCAAACTTTGGCATTAAGATATAGCATCAGTTGGGGCGTTGAGATTAATGCATTACCAGCTTTGTTCGATTCACAAATAGTTGCCAGAGACTATTATCAGAGAGAACACAAGCTCAAAATTATCATTGGCTGTGTCGATAATGCGCTCGCTCGCCAATCAATTACCCATGCTTTGTCCCAATATCAATCTTGGCATACCAGAGATGTCGCCACAGAACTTTGGTGGCTTGATTGTGGCAATCATTCAA
This genomic window contains:
- a CDS encoding ThiF family adenylyltransferase, with the protein product MSFDYSILHAKSIILSVYKQVEFYLVGCGGTGSWLAPSLCRIARTLNEQGKATTLIFIDPDTVERKNVLRQNFCDAEIGLNKAQTLALRYSISWGVEINALPALFDSQIVARDYYQREHKLKIIIGCVDNALARQSITHALSQYQSWHTRDVATELWWLDCGNHSNSGQVLIGSHLSTEIDVYKFHELGCIKLPAPCLQHPELLKPKPEELDDNTVSCAELALLNTQSLSINQRMAAEAASYLVQLVTGKLNRLATYLDLNSGFATSTFITEEAIAKIVPDAKDLAKI